The genomic DNA ATTATTGCCTGCGTATCATTGGTGCGTGACCCATCACGCCATTGCTTCATCTGGGCAACAATATAGGTGTATTTCTGTTGGCCAATCGCCGGAAACATAGGCTCGACACCACGGCCATTATAATCGTGGCAAGAACGGCAAGCAGCAACGGTTTTCTCAGGAATGCCGTGGTTAACGATCGCCTT from Gammaproteobacteria bacterium includes the following:
- a CDS encoding c-type cytochrome yields the protein MKANGVEVGETYLGKAIVNHGIPEKTVAACRSCHDYNGRGVEPMFPAIGQQKYTYIVAQMKQWRDGSRTNDTQAIMRNVAKNMSDEDINNVAAYLSSKEASPYSMGNSRLPQRHVPYH